In Pseudoalteromonas shioyasakiensis, one DNA window encodes the following:
- a CDS encoding monovalent cation:proton antiporter-2 (CPA2) family protein, with product MTDFLLIAYIFLIAGIIAVPIASKFGLGSVLGYLLAGIVIGPTLTFLNVDVIAIQHFAEFGVVMMLFIVGLELEPKALWSMRKQLLGLGGGQVVLSAAAFTGIGLAFGHAWQTALTIGLILSLSSTAIVLQTLSERGLLKSDGGQASFSVLLTQDIAVIPMLAFIPLLALPELAPAIADTANASEDGHGSLSLVANLESWQAALVTLGMIALVVFGGNYLTAPIFRFVAQARLRELFTATALFFVIGIALMMSLVGLSPALGTFLAGVVLANSPYKHELESNIDPFKGLLLGLFFITVGASINFQLLADNLATIVILTGALIVTKAVVLLILGRIFGLRGAALWLLALGLAQAGEFGFVLLAYSVSNNVLAAAVADQLLLVVTLSMLLSPGLFILYQRVIAPRFICEQAGKETEEFPDDSHVVIAGSGRMGGLVDRILQAGGYKTTVIDYNYKQLEALERVGIRNFFGDATRPDLLSAAGIEDAKLLVVALDDAEQITKLVRYAMQNYPHLHVVARAVDRHHVYDLWAYGCRDIIRETYDSTMRMGRSSFEALGIEREKAQEMVDIFSEFDKEMLREAADVYEIGVPFEENHAYIERINKIFEEKEPEIKQQMREICERVKSNEGRGSRL from the coding sequence ATGACTGACTTTCTCTTAATCGCCTATATATTCCTCATTGCAGGCATTATTGCCGTGCCTATTGCCAGCAAGTTTGGGCTTGGTTCAGTGCTTGGCTACTTACTCGCAGGTATTGTTATTGGGCCAACACTGACATTTTTAAATGTTGATGTAATTGCCATCCAGCATTTTGCTGAGTTTGGTGTGGTAATGATGCTGTTTATTGTTGGCTTAGAGCTTGAACCCAAAGCGCTTTGGTCAATGCGAAAACAACTTCTTGGCCTTGGTGGCGGACAGGTGGTTTTATCAGCTGCCGCTTTTACTGGTATTGGTTTAGCATTTGGTCATGCTTGGCAAACAGCACTTACAATAGGCTTAATTTTATCGCTTTCTTCGACCGCGATTGTACTGCAAACGCTTTCAGAGCGCGGGCTATTAAAATCAGATGGTGGCCAAGCCTCATTTAGCGTACTACTCACCCAAGATATAGCCGTTATTCCTATGCTTGCGTTTATTCCTTTGCTTGCTTTACCTGAATTAGCGCCCGCCATTGCAGATACAGCCAATGCAAGCGAAGACGGTCATGGTAGTTTAAGTTTGGTAGCAAACCTTGAGAGCTGGCAAGCAGCGCTAGTTACTTTGGGTATGATAGCGCTCGTCGTTTTTGGTGGTAACTACTTAACCGCACCGATTTTTAGATTTGTTGCACAAGCACGGCTTCGTGAGCTCTTCACCGCAACTGCTTTATTTTTTGTTATTGGTATCGCTTTAATGATGTCGTTAGTTGGCTTATCCCCTGCGCTTGGCACCTTTTTAGCGGGTGTTGTGCTTGCAAATTCACCATACAAACATGAGCTCGAAAGTAATATCGATCCCTTTAAAGGGCTATTACTTGGATTATTCTTTATCACCGTTGGCGCAAGTATCAATTTTCAATTACTCGCAGATAACCTAGCCACCATCGTGATACTAACCGGCGCACTGATTGTAACTAAAGCAGTTGTGCTATTAATTTTAGGACGTATTTTTGGCCTTAGAGGCGCCGCACTTTGGTTGCTAGCACTAGGGCTTGCACAAGCTGGTGAGTTTGGTTTTGTACTACTTGCTTACAGTGTGTCTAATAATGTTTTAGCCGCAGCCGTTGCCGACCAACTATTACTGGTTGTGACCTTATCCATGCTGCTTTCGCCAGGGTTATTTATTCTCTATCAACGTGTGATAGCACCGCGCTTTATTTGTGAGCAAGCAGGAAAAGAAACAGAAGAGTTCCCTGATGATAGCCATGTAGTCATTGCAGGCTCTGGCAGAATGGGAGGGCTGGTTGACCGTATTTTACAAGCTGGCGGCTATAAAACCACCGTGATTGACTACAACTACAAGCAACTCGAAGCCCTTGAGCGTGTTGGTATTCGTAACTTTTTTGGTGATGCCACTCGACCAGACTTACTCAGTGCTGCAGGCATTGAAGATGCAAAACTGCTGGTTGTTGCGCTTGATGATGCCGAACAAATAACTAAATTAGTTCGTTATGCGATGCAAAATTACCCGCATTTACATGTGGTTGCCCGCGCTGTAGACCGCCATCACGTATACGATTTATGGGCTTACGGCTGTCGAGATATTATTCGCGAAACCTACGACAGCACCATGCGCATGGGCCGTTCATCATTTGAAGCACTTGGTATTGAACGAGAAAAAGCCCAAGAAATGGTCGATATTTTCAGTGAGTTTGATAAAGAAATGCTACGAGAAGCTGCCGATGTCTACGAAATCGGCGTGCCATTCGAAGAAAACCATGCCTATATCGAACGAATCAATAAGATATTCGAAGAAAAAGAACCCGAAATAAAACAACAAATGCGCGAGATATGCGAGCGAGTTAAAAGTAACGAGGGGCGAGGCTCTAGGCTCTAG
- a CDS encoding RES family NAD+ phosphorylase, which translates to MICYRIAPKIHNDLANALSGQGGLYAQGRWHFVGKPIVYTASSRSLAMLERLVNDTTDILSTNLSITTIQIPDDLKIIRLVSSELPKAWDDHPYITQTQALGSDWLASMDAAVLQVPSSLCPDEYNYLINPLHTDISKIKCIDSKDFFYPNRLAVKL; encoded by the coding sequence ATGATTTGCTATCGAATAGCACCCAAAATACATAATGATCTGGCAAACGCGTTATCTGGGCAGGGTGGTTTGTATGCACAGGGGCGATGGCATTTTGTTGGTAAACCTATTGTGTATACGGCAAGCTCACGCTCTTTAGCAATGCTTGAGCGATTAGTGAATGACACAACGGATATTTTAAGTACAAACCTGAGTATCACAACGATTCAAATCCCTGATGATCTTAAGATTATTAGGCTAGTATCTAGCGAACTTCCAAAAGCATGGGATGACCACCCCTACATTACACAGACGCAGGCGTTAGGTTCTGATTGGCTAGCATCGATGGATGCAGCCGTTCTTCAAGTTCCTTCAAGCTTATGCCCCGATGAATACAATTATTTAATTAACCCATTGCACACAGACATAAGCAAAATAAAATGCATTGATAGCAAAGACTTTTTCTATCCAAATCGATTGGCTGTAAAGCTTTGA
- a CDS encoding glycosyl hydrolase family 18 protein — MSSHKLIKNAFKLSALSLGLYGFTAQAAIDCSNLEVWQQGQTHVGGDQVQAQGSAYEAKWWTQTNPVETSGVDQEWRLLGVCDSVVNENQAPQISSLTPAEASLFTTSDSVVISAVAADTDGSVASVEFFVDGTSLGVVTSTPYSASWQATQGSHVISAVATDDLGLTSTAVAHSVSVSDDVEPVNQAPVASIEFSSLPSQVTVGDSVVFALSGTDSDGQVTALSLTENSTEVHQASAASSSYTWQAPALGQFSFTLTVTDNEGATDTQSKVVNVVEATEPGSDCKPQGLYQTPGVNTPYCSVYDENGREKMGADHPRRVIGYFTSWRNGANGQPSYLVNDIPWDKITHINYAFAHVDGNNKVSIGDPNAAGNPATNMTWPGVTGAEMDPSFSYTGHFNLLNKFKKQHPDVKTLISVGGWAETGGYFGEDGTRVNSSGFYTMTTNADGSVNQAGIEAFAKSAVEFIETYGFDGVDIDYEYPSSMNDSGHPDDFPISNARRAGLNASYRVLMKKLREELDIAGEKAGKHYLLTIASPSSGYLLRGMETFQSVKYLDYVNIMSYDLHGAWNSHVGHNAALFDTGLDSELAQWGVYTTAEFEGIGYLNTDWAVRYFRGAVSAGRINIGIPYYTRGFKDVSGGTNGLWGQAALPDQSKCAKGTGVGEKNQCGNGALGIDNLWHDKNDVGEEMPAGSNPLWHAKNLENGINPSYLEIYGLTPETDADDVLTGTYTRFYDDVAVAPWLWNAEKKVFLSIEDEQSMATKVDYVINNGLGGIMFWELAGDYDYDSAKGEYFMGSSLTTLAYDKFNQSGVAYNTHQGNVDFTLPSEAVDVSFTVEDFPIGDDNYPISPTFAFTNNSDIDLSGAKISFDVPVSTSAIFKSNWNAQEKLGMAVEANGSNAAGDNIGGFENEFHRFSITLVNEWGGIEKSFNTGETVEAQVMYYMPITGPTNFTIEKNGKTYAFKYEYPMLPDGTAGSGDTGGDTGGDTGGDENCNGVDVASIPVYPNWPKTDWAGNPSHAVGGDLMNHNNVIYEAKWWTSTEPGTSADWTVSCTL; from the coding sequence ATGAGCTCGCATAAATTAATAAAAAATGCCTTTAAACTGAGTGCGCTGTCACTAGGTTTATACGGCTTTACAGCACAGGCTGCGATTGATTGCAGCAACTTAGAAGTGTGGCAACAAGGGCAAACACATGTTGGTGGTGATCAGGTTCAGGCACAAGGTAGCGCTTATGAAGCCAAGTGGTGGACGCAAACCAACCCTGTGGAGACTTCTGGTGTCGATCAAGAGTGGCGTTTATTGGGTGTTTGTGACAGCGTTGTCAATGAAAATCAAGCACCTCAAATTAGCAGCTTAACACCCGCAGAGGCTTCTTTATTTACCACTAGTGACAGCGTTGTCATAAGCGCTGTCGCTGCTGACACTGATGGTAGCGTGGCAAGTGTTGAGTTTTTTGTTGATGGTACATCGTTGGGTGTTGTGACAAGCACACCTTACTCAGCAAGCTGGCAAGCAACGCAAGGCAGCCATGTGATCAGTGCGGTCGCAACGGATGATTTAGGGCTAACCTCTACAGCGGTTGCACATTCAGTGAGTGTGTCTGATGACGTTGAGCCGGTTAACCAAGCGCCGGTGGCAAGCATTGAATTTAGCTCACTGCCATCACAAGTAACGGTGGGTGACAGTGTGGTGTTTGCGCTTTCTGGCACTGATAGCGATGGCCAAGTGACTGCGTTATCGCTAACTGAAAACAGCACTGAAGTTCATCAAGCAAGTGCCGCTTCTTCAAGTTATACGTGGCAAGCACCTGCACTTGGGCAATTTTCATTTACCTTAACTGTGACCGATAACGAAGGCGCGACGGATACACAAAGCAAAGTTGTTAATGTTGTTGAAGCAACAGAACCAGGTAGCGATTGTAAACCACAAGGCTTATACCAAACACCGGGTGTGAATACCCCATACTGTAGCGTATATGATGAAAATGGCCGCGAGAAAATGGGTGCCGATCATCCACGCCGAGTTATTGGTTATTTTACGAGTTGGCGAAATGGCGCCAATGGTCAGCCAAGCTACTTAGTTAACGATATTCCTTGGGATAAGATCACCCATATTAACTATGCCTTTGCGCATGTTGATGGCAATAACAAGGTCTCGATTGGTGATCCAAATGCAGCTGGCAACCCAGCGACAAATATGACTTGGCCGGGCGTTACAGGCGCTGAAATGGATCCAAGTTTTAGTTATACAGGTCACTTTAACTTACTCAATAAATTCAAAAAACAACACCCAGATGTCAAAACCTTAATCTCTGTAGGTGGCTGGGCTGAAACCGGTGGTTATTTTGGTGAAGACGGTACTCGCGTAAATAGCAGTGGTTTCTACACGATGACAACCAATGCCGATGGCTCTGTGAACCAAGCGGGGATTGAGGCCTTTGCGAAAAGTGCCGTTGAATTTATTGAAACCTACGGCTTTGATGGTGTCGATATTGATTACGAATACCCATCGTCAATGAACGACTCAGGCCACCCTGATGATTTCCCTATCTCTAATGCACGTCGCGCAGGTCTTAATGCCTCGTATCGTGTATTGATGAAAAAGCTACGTGAAGAACTTGATATTGCAGGTGAAAAGGCAGGTAAGCATTATTTGTTAACGATTGCTTCGCCATCTTCAGGTTACTTATTACGTGGCATGGAAACATTCCAAAGCGTGAAGTATCTCGATTACGTTAACATTATGTCTTATGACTTACATGGTGCATGGAATTCACATGTAGGCCACAACGCAGCCTTGTTTGATACCGGTCTTGATTCTGAATTAGCGCAATGGGGCGTTTATACCACCGCAGAGTTTGAAGGAATTGGCTACTTAAATACGGATTGGGCTGTACGTTACTTCCGTGGTGCTGTCTCTGCAGGTCGAATCAATATTGGTATTCCATATTACACTCGTGGCTTTAAAGATGTGTCGGGTGGGACTAATGGTTTATGGGGTCAAGCAGCGCTGCCAGATCAATCAAAATGTGCTAAAGGGACTGGTGTTGGAGAGAAAAACCAATGTGGTAATGGCGCTCTTGGCATAGATAACCTATGGCACGATAAGAACGATGTTGGTGAAGAAATGCCAGCAGGTTCAAACCCATTATGGCATGCGAAAAATCTCGAAAATGGCATTAACCCTTCTTACCTTGAAATCTATGGCCTAACGCCAGAAACCGATGCAGATGATGTATTAACGGGCACTTATACACGTTTCTACGATGATGTAGCGGTTGCTCCATGGCTTTGGAATGCAGAGAAAAAGGTTTTCTTATCAATTGAAGATGAGCAATCAATGGCAACCAAAGTTGATTATGTTATCAACAATGGTCTTGGTGGCATCATGTTCTGGGAGCTTGCCGGTGACTATGATTATGACTCAGCGAAAGGTGAGTACTTCATGGGCTCAAGCTTAACCACACTTGCTTACGATAAATTTAACCAAAGTGGTGTGGCTTACAACACTCATCAAGGCAATGTCGATTTCACCCTGCCAAGCGAAGCTGTTGACGTAAGCTTTACTGTGGAAGATTTCCCAATTGGTGATGATAACTATCCAATTTCACCTACATTCGCATTCACCAATAACTCAGATATCGACTTAAGCGGCGCGAAAATCAGCTTTGATGTGCCCGTTTCTACCTCTGCAATTTTTAAATCGAATTGGAATGCACAAGAGAAACTCGGCATGGCTGTTGAAGCGAATGGCTCAAATGCGGCTGGCGATAATATCGGCGGTTTTGAAAATGAATTCCATCGTTTTTCAATCACCTTAGTGAACGAGTGGGGCGGTATCGAAAAGTCATTTAACACAGGTGAAACCGTTGAGGCACAAGTTATGTACTACATGCCAATTACGGGGCCAACTAATTTCACTATTGAGAAAAATGGCAAAACCTACGCCTTCAAATACGAATACCCAATGCTACCAGATGGCACTGCAGGCAGTGGTGATACTGGCGGTGACACTGGTGGTGATACGGGTGGCGATGAAAACTGTAACGGCGTTGATGTAGCAAGCATCCCTGTATATCCAAATTGGCCGAAAACTGACTGGGCTGGTAACCCAAGCCATGCTGTTGGCGGCGACCTAATGAATCATAACAACGTGATTTACGAAGCAAAGTGGTGGACGAGCACAGAGCCAGGCACATCGGCTGACTGGACGGTGAGTTGCACGCTTTAA
- the arfA gene encoding alternative ribosome rescue factor ArfA, translating to MSKKKQRTQGQVDTGRGVINDNVYAAMVTSKLFTAKVEKPKKGKGAYQRKAKHAGRESYLIAA from the coding sequence ATGAGCAAAAAGAAACAACGTACACAAGGCCAAGTTGATACAGGTCGTGGTGTAATTAACGATAATGTGTACGCCGCAATGGTGACATCTAAGCTGTTCACAGCAAAAGTAGAGAAACCTAAAAAAGGTAAAGGTGCATATCAACGTAAGGCAAAACATGCAGGACGAGAGTCCTATTTAATCGCTGCTTAA
- a CDS encoding TonB-dependent receptor plug domain-containing protein yields MTTHSLSMLAVAVSVAVSATSVQAAEQASAVTADKNIEQISVLGSRVANRTATESTSPVDLIDADDLNKGGFTELGQSLQATAPSFNFSRTQVSDGSDLFRPATLRGLQPDQTLVLINGKRRHNQSIFGLNGTVGAGAAGTDMNAIPLTALKGVEVLRDGAAAQYGSDAIAGVINLSLNDSTGVTTGYVQAGSTGEGDGDTISMGLNRGFDLGDEGGFINFSLEYRDADGTNRAERDTGGSVDVPAGTLSDEVRWGQGNADSEFTSVFYNMALPIGETELYSFGGYSNRTALGNGFYRNFDQAAKNVVQVYGDGFLPRIDNEAEDISFSLGLRGELNPDWSYDVSAVYGENSYDFTSKNTLNASYAAEYVANNPDASDADIAANAGPNGGYSGGFRFDQTTVNADLNGIVDIGRSEPLYVSVGAEYRKENYEIVPGEEASYACGLANSDSSYPAVNDSSVFAECGFQAYNGLRPEASNKESRHSYAFYVNAETLITDAWQVSTALRYEDFSDAGDDIIGKLATRYEITDDFAVRGAISSGFRAPSLQQSAYTAYTTNLGAGGVLLQSFTATAGSDFPSALGVDSLGLESSENLSAGFVYNVTSDLSLTVDFYHVAIKDRITLGSLMSADDVSFSAEAVAALNATGAQQANYFSNSVDSTTKGVDIIASYRTDLYDGNFSVTFAGNINETEIDDVNAPEGIPESIALDDLQRSFLTDGQPGERATLTFEYDRGDFNSMLRFNYYGETDVKYFGNDHIGLPDELSPTGEFKDTSTVESAVLVDVNVGYQLTDELMLSAGIDNIFDVTPDELGEDEVLDFITNKAFKYPVRALPYGFDGMTYYAKLSFSF; encoded by the coding sequence ATGACAACACATTCTTTAAGTATGCTGGCCGTTGCGGTTAGTGTGGCTGTTTCTGCGACTTCAGTGCAGGCAGCAGAGCAAGCATCTGCTGTAACAGCAGATAAAAACATCGAACAAATCTCTGTATTAGGCTCGCGGGTTGCCAATCGTACGGCTACCGAATCAACATCGCCGGTTGATTTGATTGATGCTGACGACTTAAACAAAGGTGGTTTCACTGAACTGGGCCAAAGTCTGCAAGCGACGGCTCCTTCTTTTAACTTTTCTCGTACGCAAGTGTCAGATGGCTCTGACTTATTTAGACCTGCGACTCTTCGTGGTTTACAGCCAGACCAAACATTAGTGCTTATTAATGGTAAACGCCGTCATAACCAATCTATTTTTGGCTTGAATGGTACTGTAGGTGCCGGTGCAGCAGGTACCGATATGAACGCGATTCCGCTTACTGCGTTAAAAGGCGTTGAAGTACTTCGTGATGGTGCTGCTGCGCAGTATGGCTCAGATGCGATTGCCGGTGTTATCAACTTATCGTTAAACGATTCAACCGGTGTCACAACGGGGTATGTGCAAGCAGGTAGCACGGGTGAAGGTGATGGTGACACTATTTCAATGGGGTTAAACCGTGGCTTTGATTTAGGTGATGAAGGCGGCTTCATTAACTTTTCTTTAGAATACCGTGATGCTGATGGCACCAACCGCGCAGAGCGTGATACTGGTGGCTCAGTTGATGTACCTGCAGGCACACTCTCTGACGAAGTTCGTTGGGGACAGGGGAATGCTGATAGCGAATTTACCTCTGTATTTTATAACATGGCGTTACCTATAGGTGAGACCGAGCTTTACTCATTTGGTGGATACTCAAACCGTACTGCGCTAGGTAATGGTTTTTACCGTAACTTTGACCAAGCAGCGAAGAACGTGGTGCAAGTATATGGCGATGGCTTTTTACCTCGTATCGATAACGAAGCCGAAGATATTTCGTTTTCACTTGGTTTGCGCGGAGAGTTAAATCCAGATTGGAGCTATGACGTATCTGCCGTATATGGTGAAAATAGCTATGACTTCACGTCAAAAAACACGCTAAATGCGTCGTATGCTGCTGAATATGTAGCGAATAACCCTGATGCAAGCGATGCTGATATTGCTGCCAATGCAGGCCCTAATGGCGGCTACTCAGGTGGCTTTAGATTTGATCAAACAACTGTGAATGCAGACCTTAATGGTATTGTTGATATTGGTCGTAGCGAGCCTTTATATGTATCTGTGGGTGCTGAATACCGTAAAGAAAATTATGAAATCGTGCCGGGCGAAGAAGCCTCTTATGCATGTGGTTTAGCTAATTCAGATAGCTCATACCCTGCGGTAAACGACAGCAGCGTATTCGCTGAGTGTGGTTTCCAAGCTTATAACGGTTTACGCCCTGAAGCGTCAAACAAAGAGAGCCGTCACAGCTATGCATTTTATGTGAATGCCGAAACGCTGATCACGGACGCTTGGCAAGTAAGTACAGCGCTTCGTTATGAAGACTTCTCTGATGCTGGTGATGACATCATTGGTAAGCTCGCAACGCGCTATGAAATTACCGATGACTTTGCTGTGCGTGGTGCGATTTCATCTGGCTTTAGAGCACCATCGCTGCAACAAAGTGCGTACACTGCTTACACCACAAACTTAGGTGCTGGTGGCGTGTTATTGCAATCATTCACAGCAACAGCGGGCTCTGATTTTCCGTCAGCACTTGGCGTCGATAGCCTTGGCCTTGAAAGCTCAGAAAACTTAAGTGCAGGTTTTGTTTATAACGTAACGAGCGATTTATCGCTAACCGTTGATTTTTACCATGTTGCTATTAAAGACAGAATTACCCTTGGCAGCTTAATGTCGGCGGACGATGTTTCGTTTAGTGCCGAGGCCGTGGCCGCGCTTAATGCAACAGGGGCACAGCAAGCCAACTACTTCTCAAACTCAGTTGATTCAACCACTAAAGGGGTTGATATTATTGCTTCGTACCGCACCGATTTGTACGACGGTAATTTCTCAGTAACCTTTGCGGGTAACATTAACGAAACTGAAATTGATGATGTAAATGCACCTGAGGGTATTCCTGAATCAATCGCCCTTGATGATTTACAACGTAGTTTCTTAACAGACGGTCAACCAGGTGAGCGTGCTACGCTAACGTTTGAATACGATCGTGGCGATTTCAACAGCATGCTACGCTTTAACTACTATGGTGAAACAGACGTTAAATACTTTGGTAATGACCACATTGGTTTACCTGATGAGCTATCACCTACCGGTGAGTTTAAAGACACAAGCACGGTAGAATCAGCGGTATTAGTGGATGTTAACGTGGGCTATCAGCTAACTGACGAACTCATGCTATCAGCGGGTATTGATAATATCTTTGATGTAACGCCAGACGAGCTAGGCGAAGATGAAGTGCTTGATTTTATTACGAATAAAGCATTCAAATACCCTGTTCGAGCACTACCTTATGGTTTTGATGGTATGACCTACTATGCAAAATTAAGTTTTAGTTTTTAA
- a CDS encoding UPF0149 family protein, which yields MLNQQSSDVFKNYLASQSETNQVSLDQVIGYMSGLLACSEFFGESELANYIADNDEAVFNTLMTDSEPRDAMIELLDNVTEAQVEQKKILAELYPNEVNSNEPSQALQDFCSGYIAAYIVNQDIWHSDLQFLLKADSQQENESEDGQLFIDNFEATLDLLTTFAMWDQALANHPEPEKLGEGFVTFFNALDESLSEIATMALMLEDEKLAMLEQDQ from the coding sequence ATGCTTAACCAACAAAGTTCGGATGTATTTAAAAATTACCTCGCTAGTCAAAGCGAAACTAATCAAGTTAGTTTAGATCAAGTGATTGGCTATATGTCTGGTTTGTTAGCCTGCTCAGAGTTTTTTGGTGAGTCAGAGTTAGCAAATTATATAGCCGATAATGATGAAGCGGTATTCAACACTTTAATGACAGATTCTGAGCCGCGCGATGCAATGATTGAGCTGCTCGATAACGTAACCGAAGCTCAAGTTGAACAAAAGAAAATCTTAGCCGAATTATACCCAAATGAAGTTAACAGTAATGAACCAAGCCAAGCACTACAAGACTTTTGTAGTGGTTATATTGCAGCGTATATTGTTAACCAAGATATTTGGCACAGTGACTTACAATTTTTACTCAAGGCTGATTCGCAGCAAGAAAACGAAAGCGAAGATGGCCAGTTGTTTATTGATAATTTTGAAGCAACCCTCGATTTACTTACCACCTTTGCTATGTGGGATCAGGCGCTGGCAAATCATCCTGAACCAGAAAAACTAGGCGAAGGGTTTGTCACCTTCTTTAATGCGCTAGACGAGAGCTTATCTGAAATTGCCACCATGGCGTTAATGCTTGAAGATGAAAAGCTGGCAATGCTTGAGCAAGATCAGTAA
- a CDS encoding sensor histidine kinase, giving the protein MDDFKQAYLLEKAAREEAEQLLADKSRILVALNSELEQKIADLEHHQTMFIQAEKMATLGTLCAGVAHEINNPLAYSISNVDCLKNYCNYFSELLAVCDEFACSDTDKAAFCKQLTELNKVHSFRFVADDLPELISDTSQGLQRISKIVANLLDFSRPKGHDKQFADMTEAVKSAVKLLANQLRDCNLQTQYSPISQSWCNLPAISQVIVNVLINAKQACNSLGAKAEISVAVYELEQHIYIDVEDNGAGMSEETIAKIYDPFYTTKPVGEGTGMGMTMVYAIVHEHQGCIDIQSTEGMGTRISCVFPVQSQVRKTVTS; this is encoded by the coding sequence ATGGATGACTTTAAGCAAGCCTATTTGTTAGAAAAAGCGGCCAGAGAAGAAGCTGAACAATTGCTCGCAGACAAAAGCCGTATTCTAGTGGCATTAAACAGTGAGCTTGAGCAAAAAATTGCTGACTTAGAGCATCACCAAACTATGTTCATTCAAGCCGAAAAAATGGCCACTTTGGGCACTCTTTGCGCTGGGGTTGCCCATGAAATAAATAACCCACTTGCCTATAGCATTAGTAATGTTGATTGTTTAAAAAATTACTGTAATTACTTTAGCGAGCTACTTGCAGTATGTGATGAATTTGCCTGTAGTGATACCGATAAGGCTGCGTTTTGTAAGCAGTTAACAGAGCTTAATAAAGTACATTCGTTTCGCTTTGTGGCAGATGATTTACCTGAACTAATAAGCGACACCTCACAAGGGCTACAAAGGATCAGCAAAATTGTGGCTAATTTACTGGATTTTTCGCGGCCTAAAGGTCACGACAAGCAATTTGCCGATATGACGGAGGCGGTAAAAAGTGCTGTTAAACTATTAGCAAATCAATTACGTGATTGTAATTTACAAACCCAATACAGCCCTATTTCACAAAGTTGGTGTAACTTACCCGCAATAAGCCAAGTAATCGTTAATGTTTTGATTAATGCCAAGCAAGCGTGTAATAGCTTAGGCGCAAAAGCTGAAATATCTGTCGCAGTGTATGAGCTTGAACAGCATATTTATATCGATGTAGAAGACAATGGCGCCGGTATGTCAGAAGAAACCATTGCGAAAATATATGATCCCTTTTACACCACAAAACCTGTTGGTGAAGGCACTGGAATGGGTATGACCATGGTGTATGCCATAGTGCATGAACACCAAGGGTGTATTGATATTCAAAGTACAGAAGGAATGGGCACACGTATCAGTTGTGTGTTTCCGGTACAAAGTCAGGTAAGGAAAACTGTAACTAGCTGA
- the parS gene encoding type II RES/Xre toxin-antitoxin system antitoxin: protein MNAVETDYLGVVTDGRVTIHSNTIDEINVATQGVTVSAIKLLAKELNWDANILATSIGTTTRTLERYSKDRKRLSAKLSENALEIARISSQGIAYFGDVKRWNEWLGTPNIQFANQEPKSVIHTIRGRELIKRVILGLEYGFTA from the coding sequence ATGAATGCTGTAGAAACTGATTATTTAGGTGTTGTTACTGATGGTAGGGTAACAATTCATTCTAATACGATTGATGAGATTAATGTTGCAACACAAGGTGTAACTGTCAGTGCAATTAAATTACTCGCTAAAGAGCTGAATTGGGATGCCAACATTTTAGCAACCTCCATTGGCACAACGACCCGTACACTTGAGCGCTACAGTAAAGACCGAAAACGTTTAAGTGCTAAACTGAGCGAAAATGCGTTAGAGATTGCACGTATTTCGTCACAAGGCATTGCTTATTTTGGTGATGTTAAACGCTGGAACGAATGGCTAGGCACCCCTAATATTCAATTTGCTAATCAAGAACCAAAGTCGGTGATCCACACTATTCGAGGTCGTGAGCTTATTAAGCGCGTGATACTAGGGCTTGAGTACGGGTTTACCGCTTAA